A region from the Actinoplanes sp. OR16 genome encodes:
- a CDS encoding Rossmann-like and DUF2520 domain-containing protein — translation MNALTVGVVGAGRVGAVLGAALASAGHRVVAAAAVSAASRERAARLLPDAAILPADDVARAADDLLLLAVPDDNLAAVVAGLNRTGALRPGQVVAHTSGAHGLAVLGDVNGMALHPAMTFTGADTDLDRLPGIAWGVTTRDRVFATRLVADLGGVPEWVAEDARPLYHAALAHGANHLVTLVNEAADLLRGAGVGQPGRVLTPLLTAALDNALRMGDAALTGPVSRGDAGTVAKHLSRIPAESVPAYLAMARRTADRAIASGRLRPHDADALLAVLAAADDGRSTGSSKIAERGPVGSSAAVGSSAAVGSSAAVGSSATVGSQA, via the coding sequence ATGAACGCTTTGACAGTCGGCGTCGTAGGCGCCGGCCGGGTGGGCGCCGTGCTCGGTGCGGCCCTGGCCTCGGCCGGTCACCGCGTGGTCGCCGCCGCGGCCGTCTCCGCCGCCTCCCGTGAACGCGCTGCCCGCCTGCTGCCGGATGCCGCGATCCTGCCCGCCGACGACGTGGCCCGGGCCGCCGACGATCTGCTGCTGCTGGCCGTTCCGGACGACAACCTGGCCGCCGTGGTCGCCGGGCTGAACCGGACCGGCGCCCTGCGCCCCGGTCAGGTCGTGGCGCACACGTCAGGTGCTCACGGACTCGCCGTTCTGGGCGATGTGAACGGCATGGCCCTGCACCCCGCGATGACCTTCACCGGCGCCGATACCGACCTGGATCGGCTGCCCGGCATCGCCTGGGGGGTGACGACGCGCGACCGGGTGTTCGCCACCCGGCTGGTGGCCGACCTGGGCGGCGTGCCGGAGTGGGTGGCCGAGGACGCCCGTCCGCTCTACCACGCGGCGCTGGCACACGGGGCGAATCACCTGGTCACGCTCGTGAACGAGGCCGCCGATCTGCTGCGCGGCGCCGGTGTCGGGCAGCCCGGCCGGGTGCTGACGCCGCTGCTGACCGCGGCCCTCGACAACGCCCTGCGGATGGGTGACGCCGCCCTGACCGGCCCGGTCTCCCGTGGCGACGCCGGCACCGTGGCGAAACACCTGAGCCGGATCCCGGCCGAGTCGGTACCGGCCTACCTGGCGATGGCCCGCCGCACCGCCGACCGTGCCATCGCCTCCGGCCGCCTCCGCCCGCACGACGCGGATGCGCTGCTCGCCGTCCTGGCCGCCGCGGACGACGGCCGGTCCACGGGATCTTCCAAGATCGCGGAGAGGGGCCCCGTGGGGAGCAGCGCCGCAGTGGGGAGCAGTGCCGCAGTGGGGAGCAGTGCCGCAGTGGGGAGCAGCGCCACGGTGGGGAGTCAGGCATGA
- a CDS encoding SAM-dependent methyltransferase, whose protein sequence is MRAALYGSDGFFVRDHAGPARHFRTSVHASPLFAGAMARLIERVDDGLGGPAAFDLVDVGAGRGELLTTLLPMLPGGLRERVRPVAVELAPRPPGLDPRISWRREIPADITGLLVATEWLDNVPIDVVETDEDGELRKVLVDRHTGVETLGGPADAADRFWLRRWWPGPGRIEIGWPRDAAWAEAVSSVRRGAALCVDYGHRRAERPPLGTLTGYREGRQVTPVPDGSCDVTAHVAVDSAATAAGHPYKMISQRKALRALGIDGARPPLDLARTDPAAYLRALAAAGSAAELIDPDGLGAHWWLWHEIDVSIRDTMTP, encoded by the coding sequence ATGCGGGCGGCGCTCTACGGCAGCGACGGATTCTTCGTGCGCGACCACGCCGGGCCGGCCCGGCACTTCCGGACCAGCGTGCACGCCTCACCCCTCTTCGCCGGCGCGATGGCGAGGCTGATCGAGCGGGTCGACGACGGCCTGGGCGGACCGGCGGCGTTCGACCTGGTCGACGTCGGCGCCGGCCGCGGTGAGCTGCTCACCACCCTGCTCCCGATGCTCCCGGGCGGCCTGCGGGAGCGCGTACGCCCGGTCGCCGTCGAACTCGCGCCCCGCCCGCCCGGCCTCGACCCGCGGATCTCCTGGCGCCGCGAGATCCCGGCGGACATCACCGGGCTCCTGGTCGCCACCGAGTGGCTGGACAACGTGCCGATCGATGTGGTCGAGACCGACGAGGACGGCGAGCTGCGCAAAGTCCTCGTCGACCGGCACACCGGCGTGGAGACGCTCGGCGGGCCGGCCGACGCCGCCGACCGGTTCTGGCTGCGCCGCTGGTGGCCGGGACCGGGCCGGATCGAGATCGGCTGGCCGCGGGACGCCGCCTGGGCGGAGGCGGTCTCCTCGGTACGCCGGGGCGCTGCCCTCTGTGTCGACTACGGACATCGGCGCGCCGAGCGGCCACCACTCGGAACCCTCACCGGCTATCGCGAAGGCCGCCAGGTGACACCGGTCCCGGACGGCAGCTGTGACGTGACCGCCCATGTCGCGGTGGACTCCGCCGCAACGGCGGCCGGTCACCCGTACAAGATGATCAGTCAGCGCAAGGCGCTCCGGGCGCTCGGGATCGACGGCGCCCGGCCACCGCTGGATCTGGCCCGGACCGACCCGGCGGCCTATCTGCGTGCGCTCGCCGCCGCCGGAAGCGCCGCCGAGCTGATCGATCCGGACGGGCTGGGCGCGCACTGGTGGCTGTGGCACGAGATAGACGTCAGCATTCGTGACACGATGACGCCGTGA
- a CDS encoding NADH-quinone oxidoreductase subunit D, with protein sequence MIVGTGAGLDTADMVLNIGPQHPSTHGVLRLKLKLDGERVVECEPIVGYMHRGAEKLFEVRDYRQIIMLANRHDWLSAFSNELGVVLAVERLMGIEVPERATWLRMALAELNRVLNHLMFLGSYPLEIGAITPMFYAFRERETLQAVMEEVSGGRIHYMFNRVGGLKEEIPAGWTRRAREAVGAVRRRMPDLDRVIRKNDIFLARTVGVGVLSAADAAAFGASGPVARASGLDFDVRRDEPYLFYDQLEFPVVTRETGDCHARFEVLLDQVHASLDLVDQCLDRVERIGGPVNVRLPKVVKAPEGHTYAWTENPLGVNGYYLVSRGEKTPWRLKLRTASYANVQALSTLIPGCLVPDLIAILGSMFFVVGDIDK encoded by the coding sequence ATGATCGTCGGGACCGGAGCGGGCCTCGACACCGCCGACATGGTCCTCAACATCGGCCCGCAGCACCCGTCGACGCACGGCGTGCTCCGGCTCAAGCTCAAACTGGACGGCGAACGCGTCGTCGAGTGCGAGCCGATCGTCGGATACATGCACCGCGGCGCCGAGAAACTCTTCGAGGTGCGCGACTACCGGCAGATCATCATGCTGGCGAACCGGCACGACTGGCTCTCCGCGTTCTCGAACGAACTCGGTGTCGTCCTCGCCGTCGAACGGCTCATGGGCATCGAGGTCCCGGAACGCGCCACCTGGCTGCGGATGGCGCTCGCCGAGCTGAACCGGGTGCTCAACCACCTGATGTTCCTCGGCTCCTACCCGCTGGAGATCGGCGCGATCACGCCGATGTTCTACGCCTTCCGTGAGCGGGAGACGCTGCAGGCGGTCATGGAGGAGGTCTCCGGCGGCCGCATCCACTACATGTTCAACCGGGTCGGCGGCCTCAAGGAGGAGATCCCGGCGGGCTGGACCAGGCGGGCACGGGAGGCGGTCGGCGCGGTCCGGCGGCGGATGCCCGACCTCGACCGGGTCATCCGCAAGAACGACATCTTCCTGGCGCGCACGGTCGGCGTCGGCGTGCTCTCCGCGGCTGACGCCGCCGCCTTCGGAGCCTCCGGTCCGGTCGCCCGAGCGAGCGGTCTTGATTTCGATGTACGCCGGGACGAGCCCTACCTCTTCTACGACCAGCTGGAATTCCCGGTCGTCACGCGGGAGACCGGCGACTGCCACGCCCGCTTCGAAGTGCTGCTCGACCAGGTACACGCCTCCCTCGACCTGGTCGACCAGTGCCTCGACCGGGTCGAGCGGATCGGCGGGCCGGTGAACGTGCGACTGCCCAAGGTGGTCAAGGCGCCCGAAGGCCACACCTACGCGTGGACCGAGAACCCGCTCGGCGTCAACGGCTATTACCTGGTGTCCCGTGGCGAGAAGACGCCGTGGCGGCTCAAGCTGAGGACCGCCTCCTACGCCAATGTGCAGGCGCTGTCGACGCTCATCCCGGGCTGCCTGGTGCCGGACCTGATCGCGATCCTCGGCTCGATGTTCTTCGTGGTCGGGGATATCGACAAATAG
- a CDS encoding ABC transporter permease: MSYEEPTDPAAYRRRVQYDDTATSTLDQSLRAPVTTTGPLPAVEEDGRDRLGVHLGWEVVLLLATGAIAFLLFREDSAALQRPALDSLLVLGAAIGLLTLGAGLSLRAGVPNLAIGPIALAAAFHYAENGDRGLVPALTPALIIGAAGGLIVAIVIIALHVPGWAATLAAGLGVVVYSQLRVAPVDVQGDWDPTGQAFLLFGGFALLALLGGALGAVGPVRRWVGAFRPSGDPARRGGPATAVPVILALVFSSLAAVGAGVILAAGPNDPVVPGTGLEWTGIGIGLALLGGTSAFGRRGGIFGTLFAVTALTLFLDYENRRQLEIALFAIAASVFAAGLVVTRLVETYGRPLPAGNGEEWNAAASNGTWSPDRPETWNAPGDPQPPRWDDGPWGATR; encoded by the coding sequence ATGTCGTACGAAGAGCCCACGGACCCCGCCGCGTACCGGCGTCGCGTGCAGTACGACGACACCGCCACGAGCACGCTCGATCAGTCGCTGCGCGCTCCGGTGACCACCACCGGCCCGCTCCCCGCGGTGGAGGAGGACGGCCGCGACCGCCTCGGCGTCCACCTCGGCTGGGAAGTGGTGCTGCTGCTCGCCACCGGGGCGATCGCCTTCCTGCTCTTCCGTGAGGATTCGGCCGCGCTGCAGCGTCCCGCCCTCGACTCCCTGCTCGTTCTCGGCGCCGCGATCGGCCTGCTCACCCTCGGCGCCGGGCTCAGCCTGCGGGCCGGTGTGCCGAACCTGGCGATCGGCCCGATCGCCCTGGCGGCGGCGTTCCACTACGCGGAGAACGGCGACCGCGGTCTGGTCCCGGCGCTCACCCCGGCCCTGATCATCGGTGCGGCCGGCGGCCTGATCGTGGCGATCGTGATCATCGCGCTGCACGTGCCCGGCTGGGCCGCGACCCTGGCGGCCGGCCTCGGCGTCGTCGTCTACTCGCAACTGCGCGTGGCACCGGTCGACGTGCAGGGTGACTGGGACCCGACCGGCCAGGCGTTCCTGCTCTTCGGCGGCTTCGCGCTGCTCGCCCTGCTCGGTGGTGCGCTGGGCGCTGTCGGACCGGTCCGCCGCTGGGTCGGCGCGTTCCGGCCGTCCGGCGACCCGGCCCGCCGGGGCGGCCCCGCGACCGCCGTGCCGGTGATCCTCGCGCTGGTGTTCTCCTCGCTCGCCGCGGTCGGGGCCGGCGTCATCCTGGCCGCCGGCCCGAACGACCCGGTCGTCCCCGGCACCGGCCTGGAGTGGACCGGCATCGGCATCGGCCTGGCCCTGCTCGGCGGGACCAGCGCGTTCGGCCGGCGCGGCGGCATCTTCGGCACGCTGTTCGCGGTGACCGCCCTGACGCTCTTCCTCGACTACGAGAACCGCCGCCAGCTCGAGATCGCCCTCTTCGCGATCGCCGCCAGTGTCTTCGCCGCCGGCCTGGTCGTCACCCGGCTCGTCGAGACCTATGGCCGGCCGCTGCCCGCCGGCAACGGCGAGGAGTGGAACGCCGCGGCGAGCAACGGCACCTGGTCGCCGGATCGGCCGGAGACCTGGAACGCGCCGGGCGACCCGCAGCCGCCCCGCTGGGACGACGGTCCTTGGGGCGCCACGCGCTGA
- a CDS encoding DUF3180 domain-containing protein, with protein MSANPEDGRRPDPSLRPTSISVLVVAGLAAAAVGWLVLSFSYSRLPSLPWTPALVLAVLAVAEGMLAQNTGARIQRKPGALPVEPLAVARYVALAKASSLVGALFAGFSAGLLTWLLLEPTKAARDDIPATVGGLVAALALVGAALWLERACRVPEQPDRKDDDSDRPTERR; from the coding sequence GTGAGCGCCAACCCGGAAGACGGCCGTCGCCCCGACCCCTCGCTGCGACCGACGAGCATCTCCGTCCTCGTGGTGGCCGGCCTCGCCGCCGCGGCCGTCGGCTGGCTGGTGCTGAGCTTCTCCTACTCCCGTCTGCCGTCGCTGCCGTGGACGCCGGCCCTGGTCCTGGCCGTGCTCGCGGTCGCCGAGGGCATGCTCGCGCAGAACACCGGGGCTCGCATCCAGCGCAAGCCCGGCGCGCTGCCGGTCGAGCCGCTCGCGGTCGCGCGTTACGTCGCCCTGGCGAAAGCGTCCTCTCTGGTCGGCGCGCTCTTCGCGGGCTTCTCCGCCGGCCTGCTCACCTGGCTGCTGCTGGAGCCGACGAAGGCGGCCCGCGACGACATCCCCGCCACGGTGGGTGGTCTGGTCGCGGCGCTCGCGCTGGTCGGCGCGGCGCTCTGGCTGGAGCGGGCCTGCCGGGTGCCGGAGCAGCCGGACCGCAAGGACGACGACTCCGATCGGCCGACCGAGCGGCGTTGA
- the folK gene encoding 2-amino-4-hydroxy-6-hydroxymethyldihydropteridine diphosphokinase, producing MTTAVLSLGSNLGDRLAHLRAAVRLLGGAVTAVSRVYETPPWGDDAQPPYLNAVLIVEDASATARHWLERAQACESAGGRVRDPDRRFGPRTLDVDVIAVRDTDGTPVTSDDPDLTLPHPRAHLRAFVLRPWLDVDPDAVLIGHGPVAALLDAPETAADLAAMSPRPDLSLESTK from the coding sequence GTGACGACCGCCGTCCTCTCCCTCGGCAGCAACCTGGGCGACCGGCTGGCGCATCTGCGAGCGGCCGTCCGGCTGCTCGGCGGCGCTGTCACCGCCGTCTCCCGTGTCTACGAGACGCCTCCGTGGGGCGATGACGCTCAGCCCCCGTACCTCAATGCGGTCTTGATCGTGGAAGACGCAAGCGCGACCGCGCGGCACTGGCTGGAGCGCGCCCAGGCGTGCGAATCGGCCGGCGGCCGGGTGCGTGATCCCGATCGCCGGTTCGGGCCTCGCACGCTCGACGTCGACGTGATCGCCGTTCGTGACACCGACGGCACACCGGTGACCAGCGACGACCCCGACCTGACCCTGCCGCATCCGCGTGCTCACCTGCGGGCGTTCGTGCTGCGGCCGTGGCTCGACGTGGACCCGGACGCAGTGCTCATCGGACACGGGCCGGTCGCCGCGCTGCTCGACGCGCCGGAGACCGCCGCCGACCTCGCCGCGATGAGCCCGAGACCGGATCTGTCGCTAGAGTCGACGAAGTGA
- the folB gene encoding dihydroneopterin aldolase, translated as MTTGQITLTGLRARGNHGVFDFEREQGQDFVVDVRLDLDLGPAARSDDVTDTVHYGELAGSLVEVITGEPVNLLERLAERLLDVCLADERVSAAEVTVHKPQAPIPHEFADVAVTLRRSRR; from the coding sequence ATGACGACCGGCCAGATCACGCTGACCGGCCTGCGCGCGCGGGGCAACCACGGTGTCTTCGACTTCGAGCGGGAGCAGGGCCAGGACTTCGTCGTCGACGTCCGCCTCGACCTCGACCTCGGTCCCGCGGCCCGGTCCGACGACGTGACCGACACCGTCCACTACGGCGAGCTGGCCGGCAGCCTGGTCGAAGTGATCACCGGCGAGCCGGTCAACCTGCTGGAACGGCTCGCCGAGCGGCTGCTCGACGTCTGCCTGGCCGACGAGCGGGTGTCCGCCGCCGAGGTGACGGTGCACAAGCCGCAGGCGCCGATCCCGCACGAGTTCGCCGACGTCGCCGTCACCCTGCGCCGGAGCCGCCGGTGA
- the folP gene encoding dihydropteroate synthase, translated as MGVLNVTPDSFSDGGRYTDIDAAVQHGVCLSDEGAHVIDVGGESTRPGAERVDAPTEIARVVPVIERLFAEGVPVSIDTTRAAVAEAALAAGAVVVNDVSGGLADPRMASVVADAGCPWILMHWRGHSRDMQKLAVYDDVVTEVRDELRARADAAIAAGVDPSRIVLDPGIGFAKTAEHNWALSAHLDQLIGLGFPVLFAASRKTYLGRLLAGPDGTPRPVDGREAATLATSLLAVASGAWGVRVHEVRSTADALAVWSASGSPRFKGQSFMGTEER; from the coding sequence ATGGGCGTCCTCAACGTCACGCCGGACTCCTTCTCTGACGGAGGGAGATACACGGATATCGACGCCGCGGTTCAACATGGCGTGTGCCTTTCTGACGAAGGCGCCCACGTCATCGACGTCGGCGGCGAGTCGACCCGGCCCGGCGCGGAGCGGGTGGACGCGCCGACCGAGATCGCCAGGGTGGTTCCGGTGATCGAGCGCTTGTTCGCCGAGGGCGTACCGGTCAGCATCGACACGACACGCGCGGCGGTCGCCGAGGCGGCGCTCGCGGCGGGCGCGGTCGTCGTCAACGACGTCTCGGGTGGCCTCGCCGACCCGCGGATGGCCTCGGTCGTGGCCGACGCCGGCTGTCCCTGGATCCTGATGCACTGGCGCGGGCACTCCCGCGACATGCAGAAGCTCGCCGTCTACGACGACGTGGTGACCGAGGTCCGCGACGAGCTGCGGGCGCGGGCCGACGCGGCGATCGCGGCGGGGGTCGACCCGAGCCGGATCGTGCTCGATCCCGGGATCGGCTTCGCGAAGACGGCCGAGCACAACTGGGCGCTCTCGGCCCACCTCGACCAGTTGATCGGCCTCGGTTTCCCGGTGCTGTTCGCGGCGAGCCGCAAGACGTACCTGGGAAGGCTTCTCGCCGGACCGGACGGCACGCCGCGCCCGGTCGATGGCCGGGAGGCGGCCACTCTCGCCACCTCTTTACTGGCGGTCGCGTCCGGAGCCTGGGGCGTCCGGGTCCACGAGGTGCGATCGACAGCCGACGCGCTCGCCGTCTGGAGTGCTTCGGGTTCTCCCAGATTCAAAGGCCAGAGCTTCATGGGTACGGAGGAACGATGA